The Oculatellaceae cyanobacterium nucleotide sequence ACATCTGCATCTATCTGTGTTCATCTGTGGTAAAAAAAATATCTAGAAATCACTTTTAGGATCAGCTTTAAGTCTTAATACCCTCTCCATCTTGCAAACAGTTACTTAAAGCGACCCACTGAGCTAAACTAAGTTCCTCAGCACGAGCTTGGGGGTTAATATTTAATTTTTCCAGTACGTCGGTTAAAGCCTGCTCTTTCAAAGACACGGAGGGAGTTGCTGTCAGAAAGCGATCGCTAATAGCTTTTAAATTATTTCTTAACATTTTGCGCTTCTCAGCAAAGCCCAACCTTACCAAACTCTCTAACTTTTTGGCATCATTTGCCTGTGGCTCAAATTGTCGGGGGCGCAACCTGACTACAGCAGAATCAACTTTTGGTGGTGGGTAAAAATCATGCGCTGGCACACTACAGATTAACTCGCAATCTGCTAAGTATTGCACCCGCACCGATAAAGCTCCAAAAGCTCTCGATCCAGGTTTCGCATACAATCGTTCTGCTACTTCTTTTTGCACTAGCAGCACAATTAAATCATAAGGTGCAGAAGCTGGTGTGGCAATTCTACCTAAAAGTTTCTCTAAAATTGGGCCAGTGATATTGTAAGGAATGTTAGCAACAACTTTATTAGGATTTTGAAAATTTGGAAAGTT carries:
- the rsmA gene encoding 16S rRNA (adenine(1518)-N(6)/adenine(1519)-N(6))-dimethyltransferase RsmA, with translation MVHRPRKQFGQHWLKSEKALDNIIAAAELCDRDRVLEIGPGTGILTRKLLPRVQSTVAVEIDRDLCKTLAQKVGNFNKFLLLQGDILTLDLAGHLANFPNFQNPNKVVANIPYNITGPILEKLLGRIATPASAPYDLIVLLVQKEVAERLYAKPGSRAFGALSVRVQYLADCELICSVPAHDFYPPPKVDSAVVRLRPRQFEPQANDAKKLESLVRLGFAEKRKMLRNNLKAISDRFLTATPSVSLKEQALTDVLEKLNINPQARAEELSLAQWVALSNCLQDGEGIKT